One genomic segment of Hordeum vulgare subsp. vulgare chromosome 2H, MorexV3_pseudomolecules_assembly, whole genome shotgun sequence includes these proteins:
- the LOC123425845 gene encoding uncharacterized protein LOC123425845: MALRSLVRKMPALGARSPAMGRPVHALSPATGFRFMSQGGTGGPVVYSDDDEAKHREVIKRMTAEFDKNIKEIHENLDAMEEAERLRNEDYAKYRKKLNKIETACDVALIVLVPTTVLLLMSL, encoded by the exons ATGGCGCTGCGCTCTCTTGTTAGGAAGATGCCGGCCCTCGGTGCCAGGTCGCCAGCGATGGGCCGCCCCGTCCACGCTCTCTCGCCGGCGACTGGTTTTCGCTTCATGTCCCAGGGTGGCACG GGGGGCCCAGTGGTTTattctgatgatgatgaggccAAACACCGTGAGGTCATAAAGCGCATGACTGCAGAGTTTGACAAGAATATAAAGGAGATACACGAGAATCTGGATGCTATGGAAGAAGCTGAGAG GCTTCGCAATGAAGACTATGCAAAATACCGCAAGAAGCTCAATAAAATTGAGACGGCGTGCGACGTTGCTCTTATTGTGCTGGTGCCAACAACTGTCCTGCTTCTTATGTCTCTGTAG